A region of Gloeocapsa sp. PCC 73106 DNA encodes the following proteins:
- a CDS encoding nucleoside-diphosphate sugar epimerase/dehydratase: protein MKKQFTDWLYWHYHTMSRAKKRRLLIVCDTVLFVIAIISAFSVRFNFFYPISKIFQFNWQILLLIVIKIVIFRAQGMYRPILRYSDTEFLNTATQAVLYSSVTQVILAYLLGEWPLPRSVLIIDALLTFILVIYLRLIIGWGFRQLKHRVRGNKQIERLVIYGAGVAGSQLARALIHESDYDLIGFVDDNPELRQQLIRGIPVYSPGDLPQLYRQKPFDAAILAIPSLNKQRRREIIEYLQELPILVKTVPSLTEILANKMAISEIRTIDVADLLGREEIKPEPQLLKMNITNKSVLVTGAGGSIGSELCRQIAQLQPKCLIIYEISEFSLYSIDIELAEKYPELYCVAYLGSVTDETHLKTVLAKHRVDTIYHAAAYKHVPLVEANPSQGVYNNVYGTLVSAKCAIASGVSNFVLISTDKAVRPTNVMGASKRTAELVIQALSDRPDTCTCFAIVRFGNVLDSSGSVVPRFRHQIAQGKAITVTHPDVTRYFMSIPEAVRLVIQAGAMAKGGEVFLLDMGEPIRIYDLALQMIRLSGLVPERDIKIEITGLRPGEKLYEELLIDGDNINRTQHPKIFCAYERLIPWLQLEPLLEVLLTQAQANQHREVILYLQKLVPEYQSTDKLLTQPMLPECNGHANR from the coding sequence ATGAAAAAGCAATTTACCGATTGGCTTTATTGGCATTATCATACTATGTCTAGGGCGAAAAAGCGACGTTTATTGATAGTCTGTGATACAGTTTTATTTGTCATAGCAATTATCAGCGCTTTTTCAGTAAGATTTAATTTTTTTTACCCTATCTCCAAAATCTTTCAATTTAACTGGCAAATTTTATTACTAATTGTTATAAAAATAGTAATTTTTCGCGCTCAAGGTATGTACCGACCGATTCTGCGCTATTCTGATACCGAGTTTTTAAATACAGCAACTCAAGCAGTACTCTATAGTTCAGTAACCCAGGTTATTTTAGCCTATTTACTGGGAGAATGGCCTTTACCTCGGTCAGTATTAATTATCGACGCCTTATTAACTTTTATTTTGGTAATTTATCTGAGATTAATTATTGGTTGGGGTTTTCGTCAGCTTAAACATCGTGTACGTGGAAACAAACAAATAGAAAGATTGGTGATCTATGGTGCGGGGGTAGCTGGATCTCAATTAGCCCGTGCCTTAATCCACGAATCAGATTATGATCTAATTGGGTTTGTAGATGATAATCCTGAATTACGCCAGCAGTTGATTAGGGGGATTCCTGTTTATTCTCCTGGAGATTTGCCCCAACTTTATCGTCAAAAACCATTTGATGCCGCTATTTTGGCGATTCCTTCCCTCAATAAGCAAAGAAGAAGAGAAATTATTGAGTATCTCCAAGAATTACCAATTTTAGTGAAAACTGTACCCAGTCTTACCGAAATCTTAGCCAATAAAATGGCCATTAGTGAGATTCGCACTATCGACGTCGCTGATTTACTCGGGAGAGAAGAAATTAAACCAGAACCCCAGTTATTAAAAATGAATATAACTAATAAGTCAGTGCTCGTAACTGGCGCAGGGGGTTCAATTGGGTCAGAATTATGTCGCCAAATCGCTCAATTACAGCCCAAGTGCTTGATTATCTACGAAATTAGCGAGTTTTCTTTATACAGCATAGATATAGAGTTGGCAGAGAAATATCCTGAACTCTACTGTGTCGCTTATCTGGGTAGCGTTACCGATGAAACACACCTGAAAACGGTTTTAGCAAAACATCGTGTAGATACAATCTATCACGCGGCAGCCTATAAACACGTTCCTCTAGTCGAAGCCAACCCCTCCCAGGGAGTTTATAACAACGTCTATGGTACTCTAGTATCAGCTAAATGCGCGATCGCATCTGGAGTCTCTAACTTTGTGCTCATCTCCACAGATAAAGCCGTGCGTCCCACCAACGTTATGGGGGCTAGTAAACGCACAGCAGAGTTAGTAATTCAAGCTTTGAGCGATCGTCCGGATACCTGTACTTGTTTTGCGATCGTTCGTTTTGGTAACGTACTAGATAGCAGTGGTTCAGTAGTTCCGCGTTTCCGACACCAAATCGCCCAGGGTAAAGCGATTACAGTCACTCATCCTGACGTGACGCGCTACTTTATGTCGATTCCTGAAGCGGTACGTTTAGTGATTCAAGCGGGTGCAATGGCTAAAGGTGGAGAAGTATTTCTGTTAGATATGGGAGAACCTATCCGTATTTATGACCTGGCTTTACAGATGATTCGTCTGAGTGGATTAGTTCCCGAACGAGATATTAAAATCGAAATCACCGGCCTTAGACCTGGGGAAAAACTTTACGAAGAATTGCTCATCGATGGAGATAATATTAATCGTACTCAACATCCTAAAATCTTCTGCGCTTATGAACGTCTAATCCCCTGGCTTCAATTAGAACCACTCTTAGAGGTACTATTAACTCAAGCACAAGCTAACCAACACCGAGAGGTAATTCTCTATCTGCAAAAGCTTGTACCCGAATATCAAAGTACAGATAAATTGCTAACTCAGCCAATGCTACCAGAATGCAATGGCCACGCTAATCGCTAA
- a CDS encoding 4-hydroxybenzoate solanesyltransferase yields MMVSTPQSQPTWLTIVKLLRWDKPAGRLILMIPALWALFLAARGIPPIPLLIVIILGSLATSAAGCVINDLWDRDIDKEVARTKDRPLAARSLSITTGIVITLIAMACAAVLAFYLNPLTFALAVAAVPVIVVYPLAKRFFPIPQLVLSLAWGFAVLISWSAVTANLSSATWVLWGATVSWTLGFDTVYAMSDREDDERIGINSSARFFGDYAPEAVGLFFLITTVLLVYLGVLLGLGWSYRLSLVLSAIAWLSQYRLLRQPQLPRETYALIFRQNVGIGFILLAGMIVSLLFAVG; encoded by the coding sequence ATCATGGTCAGTACCCCCCAATCACAGCCAACTTGGTTAACTATAGTCAAATTACTGCGGTGGGATAAACCCGCCGGGCGTCTGATTCTGATGATTCCGGCTTTATGGGCCCTTTTTTTAGCAGCTAGAGGAATACCACCGATACCACTGCTGATAGTAATTATCCTAGGTAGTCTCGCCACGAGTGCTGCAGGATGCGTGATTAATGATCTCTGGGATAGGGACATAGATAAAGAGGTGGCGAGGACCAAGGATCGCCCCTTAGCCGCCCGCAGTCTATCGATTACTACTGGAATTGTCATCACTCTTATCGCTATGGCTTGTGCTGCGGTTTTAGCTTTTTACCTCAATCCCCTCACTTTTGCTCTAGCAGTAGCTGCTGTACCGGTGATTGTGGTTTATCCTCTGGCTAAGCGGTTTTTTCCCATTCCTCAATTGGTGCTTTCTTTGGCTTGGGGTTTCGCTGTGTTAATAAGCTGGAGTGCGGTTACTGCTAATCTCTCTAGTGCTACTTGGGTATTGTGGGGTGCGACAGTGAGTTGGACCTTGGGATTTGATACAGTATACGCAATGTCTGATCGCGAAGACGATGAAAGAATAGGCATTAATTCTAGTGCTAGATTCTTTGGTGATTATGCACCCGAAGCGGTGGGTTTATTTTTCCTGATCACCACGGTTTTACTAGTCTATTTGGGTGTGCTACTGGGTTTGGGTTGGAGTTATCGTTTAAGCTTGGTTTTGAGTGCGATCGCTTGGCTATCCCAATATCGTCTTTTGCGTCAACCTCAACTACCCCGAGAAACCTACGCCTTGATTTTTCGTCAAAATGTTGGGATTGGCTTCATTTTATTAGCAGGAATGATTGTTAGTTTGCTGTTTGCTGTTGGTTAG